From the Paenibacillus sp. FSL H8-0548 genome, one window contains:
- a CDS encoding MFS transporter — MSQNTTSTTQSVSNIPSSERLPWAGLLALAMTGFICILTETIPAGLLLQIGEGLGVSEALAGQLVTLYALGSLLAAIPLTTATRGWRRRPLLLICILGFLVFNTFTTFSFNYILTLVARFFAGVSAGVLWGMLAGYARRMVPESLKGRAMAVAMVGTPLALALGVPAGTLLGDLVGWRSVFGIMSLLALMLVAWVLWKLPDYPGEAADKRLPLRKVFLTPGVRPILFVVLAWVLAHNILYTYIAPYLAQAGLTQHVDLVLLIFGITALIGIWVIGVLIDRKLRPLVLISLTAFSLASVALGISGNQPIVIYLVVAVWGLTFGGAATLLQTAVAEASGESADVAQSMLVTSWNLAIGGGGLIGGILIETLGVGSFPWALFILLILALLVAWRAIEHGFPSKRR, encoded by the coding sequence ATGAGCCAAAACACAACTTCTACCACACAAAGTGTCTCCAACATTCCCTCTTCTGAACGTCTCCCATGGGCTGGATTACTCGCCCTAGCTATGACGGGATTTATCTGTATTCTTACAGAAACAATTCCGGCCGGCTTGCTGCTCCAGATTGGTGAGGGTCTTGGAGTCTCAGAGGCCCTTGCGGGTCAACTCGTCACCCTGTACGCCCTAGGCTCACTATTGGCCGCGATTCCCTTGACCACCGCGACGCGCGGGTGGCGGCGGCGACCACTGCTGCTCATATGTATCCTTGGTTTTCTCGTATTCAACACCTTCACTACATTTTCTTTCAACTATATATTGACGCTAGTAGCTCGGTTCTTCGCGGGCGTATCCGCTGGTGTCTTATGGGGTATGCTAGCAGGCTATGCCCGCCGGATGGTGCCGGAATCACTTAAGGGACGAGCAATGGCGGTGGCGATGGTCGGGACGCCTCTCGCCCTGGCGCTCGGTGTCCCTGCTGGAACACTACTCGGTGACCTTGTAGGCTGGCGCTCTGTCTTCGGAATCATGTCGTTGCTGGCTCTAATGCTGGTTGCCTGGGTGCTTTGGAAGCTGCCCGACTATCCAGGTGAGGCCGCAGACAAACGGCTTCCTCTCCGAAAAGTCTTCCTCACCCCAGGGGTACGGCCAATACTATTTGTCGTTCTGGCTTGGGTACTGGCACATAACATCCTGTATACCTATATTGCACCGTATCTTGCCCAAGCTGGGCTTACCCAGCACGTTGACTTGGTCCTTCTTATTTTCGGCATTACAGCGCTTATTGGAATCTGGGTCATCGGTGTTTTAATCGACCGCAAATTGCGGCCATTGGTTCTGATCAGCCTCACTGCTTTCTCCTTGGCGTCCGTCGCACTAGGCATAAGTGGCAATCAGCCCATCGTGATCTATCTAGTGGTTGCTGTGTGGGGGTTGACGTTCGGTGGAGCGGCGACTTTGCTACAGACAGCAGTTGCTGAAGCCAGCGGTGAGAGTGCAGATGTGGCTCAGTCGATGCTGGTGACGTCATGGAATCTGGCCATCGGCGGCGGCGGTCTGATAGGCGGTATTCTGATCGAAACACTTGGCGTCGGCTCCTTCCCGTGGGCATTGTTTATTCTACTGATCCTTGCGCTGCTAGTAGCGTGGCGCGCTATAGAACACGGATTTCCTTCAAAAAGGCGCTGA
- a CDS encoding TetR/AcrR family transcriptional regulator, with protein sequence MLREARKQDTKEHIFMRAIQLFKEKGYEGVTVQEIAAACGIAKGTFFNYFSKKEELLLYLGESQLQLLDQSLERYREIEDPKTKISALLGGLLKRYSEGGDLMRLVVGELVRSAFLAELESNSVRKLQHMLMDMINEAKQTGMLHSKLETELIASAVVGAYFHTLMTWTLLDADSPNIVDRFEKHLDIVWNGICCKAEV encoded by the coding sequence ATGCTCAGAGAGGCTCGAAAACAAGATACAAAGGAACATATTTTTATGCGGGCGATCCAGTTGTTTAAGGAGAAAGGCTATGAGGGGGTTACCGTCCAAGAGATAGCGGCAGCTTGCGGAATTGCGAAAGGAACGTTTTTTAATTATTTTTCGAAAAAGGAAGAACTCTTATTATATCTCGGCGAATCGCAGCTCCAACTACTGGATCAGAGCTTGGAGAGGTATCGCGAGATCGAAGATCCGAAAACAAAAATTAGTGCTCTGCTCGGTGGATTGCTCAAGCGATACAGCGAGGGGGGTGATCTGATGAGACTGGTCGTCGGCGAACTCGTTCGCTCGGCATTCCTCGCGGAGTTGGAATCCAATAGCGTCAGGAAACTGCAGCATATGCTGATGGACATGATCAACGAAGCGAAGCAAACCGGAATGCTGCACAGCAAACTGGAGACGGAGCTTATTGCTTCTGCAGTGGTCGGTGCCTATTTTCATACATTGATGACATGGACCCTGCTTGACGCTGATAGCCCAAACATCGTCGATCGATTCGAGAAACATCTGGATATCGTCTGGAATGGCATCTGCTGTAAAGCGGAGGTTTAG
- a CDS encoding DUF3995 domain-containing protein, which produces MPIVFVVIAACLLFVISLWHIYWAFGGKRGLKAVLPEQEGSRAIAPGIAATVLVAILVASAALLLLMEAGLMTALLPSFIVRSGAWVCAAIFALRVIGEFDFFGIFKKKRETAFAKMDTYLYVPLCAVLSLAFLASIPIGG; this is translated from the coding sequence ATGCCGATCGTATTCGTAGTAATTGCTGCTTGTCTTTTATTCGTCATCAGCCTATGGCATATCTATTGGGCATTCGGCGGCAAGCGGGGATTGAAAGCCGTTCTCCCGGAGCAGGAGGGGAGCCGCGCCATTGCTCCAGGAATTGCCGCAACAGTGCTTGTGGCAATATTGGTTGCTTCGGCAGCTCTACTGCTGCTTATGGAAGCCGGTCTTATGACTGCGCTCCTCCCTTCTTTTATCGTTCGTTCGGGCGCATGGGTGTGTGCGGCCATATTTGCGCTTAGGGTGATCGGAGAGTTTGATTTTTTCGGCATTTTTAAGAAAAAGCGTGAAACGGCTTTCGCAAAAATGGATACCTACCTGTACGTACCATTATGCGCTGTTCTGTCCCTAGCATTTCTTGCTTCAATTCCAATTGGAGGGTGA
- a CDS encoding FAD-dependent monooxygenase — protein MVGGGIAGLCAGIALQKLGLEAIVYERNPDPTVVGAGIIIAPNALQALGPFGVAEKIMDEGYESNGFHMLTDQGSFITKMLVPNGFQSMYAIHRSELHRHLLEALKPGTVKWGKICDQIEHGNECVKVHFHDHSAVEGALLIAADGIHSPIRKSIYSENRYRYALVNAEANDPVLAAYSPQDLYERFRNYHEPIPSLLESTLGNRMIHRDVVDIEPMEQFYADRIAFIGDAAHAITPNMGQGACQAIEEAASRAIVSLYMNLKGLKAISFRNGSMSWLLSLYLVTKNRNTLRRNDGTTFIKSSPSTVVGGFFPFRWGSSDILM, from the coding sequence ATCGTAGGCGGAGGAATTGCCGGGCTGTGTGCGGGCATTGCGCTGCAGAAGCTGGGGCTTGAGGCAATTGTTTATGAAAGGAATCCAGATCCTACTGTCGTTGGAGCGGGGATTATTATCGCTCCTAACGCCTTACAAGCGCTGGGCCCATTCGGGGTCGCGGAGAAAATTATGGATGAAGGCTACGAGAGCAACGGATTTCATATGCTGACGGATCAAGGGAGTTTTATCACAAAGATGCTCGTTCCAAACGGTTTCCAATCGATGTATGCCATTCATCGGAGCGAGCTTCATCGGCATTTATTAGAAGCACTCAAGCCAGGAACAGTAAAATGGGGAAAGATATGCGATCAGATTGAACACGGCAATGAATGTGTAAAGGTTCACTTTCACGATCACAGTGCTGTGGAAGGTGCGCTCTTAATCGCGGCTGACGGTATTCATTCCCCAATCCGCAAGTCGATTTATTCTGAAAATAGGTACAGGTATGCGCTGGTGAACGCGGAGGCCAATGATCCCGTATTGGCGGCCTATTCGCCTCAGGACTTGTACGAACGGTTCCGAAATTACCACGAACCCATTCCAAGTCTACTGGAGAGCACGCTAGGCAATCGAATGATTCATCGCGATGTTGTGGATATCGAACCCATGGAACAATTTTATGCTGATCGCATTGCTTTCATCGGCGATGCGGCGCACGCAATTACGCCAAATATGGGGCAAGGGGCCTGTCAAGCGATTGAGGAAGCGGCAAGCCGAGCAATTGTATCGCTTTACATGAATCTGAAGGGCTTGAAAGCAATCTCATTCCGGAATGGCTCGATGAGCTGGCTTTTGTCACTATATCTAGTGACAAAAAATCGAAATACCCTTCGGCGAAATGACGGAACAACATTTATAAAAAGCAGTCCTTCTACCGTGGTGGGAGGATTCTTTCCCTTTAGGTGGGGAAGTTCCGATATTCTAATGTAA
- a CDS encoding P-II family nitrogen regulator, which yields MTEHTELENIELLCIIVNIGLGNKVLHVSKQCGIKGGTIFLARGTVNNRILKMLALSDVKKEVVLMVSNKNAVEQLVQLLDHDFNFEKPNHGIAFTTSITNIFGVSSLKSEKSVECKGGDLPMYHSITVVVDKGKAEDVIDAATKAGSRGGTIINARGAGIHETSKVFSMEIVPEKEMVLILSEGEKTDAIVDSIRTALKLDDPGNGMIYIQEVNKTYGLYK from the coding sequence ATGACTGAGCATACCGAATTAGAGAATATTGAGTTGCTTTGTATTATCGTCAACATTGGATTAGGAAACAAAGTTCTCCATGTTTCAAAGCAATGCGGGATTAAAGGTGGAACTATCTTTTTGGCCAGAGGCACTGTTAATAACCGTATTCTAAAAATGCTTGCACTCTCTGATGTTAAGAAAGAAGTCGTGCTCATGGTCTCTAATAAGAATGCAGTCGAACAGCTCGTGCAACTACTCGATCATGATTTTAATTTTGAAAAACCGAATCACGGAATTGCATTTACTACATCCATAACGAACATTTTCGGTGTTAGCAGCCTTAAAAGTGAAAAATCTGTAGAATGTAAGGGAGGAGATCTGCCGATGTATCATTCGATCACTGTGGTGGTGGATAAAGGGAAAGCCGAAGATGTCATTGATGCTGCAACCAAGGCGGGTTCTAGAGGCGGTACAATTATTAATGCTAGAGGCGCAGGCATCCATGAAACAAGTAAAGTATTCTCGATGGAGATCGTTCCAGAGAAAGAAATGGTATTGATTCTCTCTGAAGGTGAAAAAACCGATGCCATTGTTGACTCGATTAGAACTGCACTCAAGTTGGATGATCCAGGTAATGGAATGATTTACATTCAAGAAGTAAACAAAACTTATGGTCTGTATAAGTAG
- a CDS encoding DUF1538 domain-containing protein: MMNTLHVLLEKLKEVFYAVLPITLIVIILHFTLSPLDPMVLYRFLIGAVFIIIGLSVFLFGVEIGITPMGSKMGAAIAKSNKIWIVLIAGVSLGFFISIAEPDLHILAGQIELVTSGDISKIGIVVIVSIGIAVLLSVGLARIVYNIPLYKLLTVLYFIIFGLALFTSPEFLAISFDSSGATTGALTVPFMLALALGVSSLKKDSMASEKDSFGLVAVVSAGAIIAVMIMSIVTRQDKASGSLGHHESSAGSLMGPFFHKLPIIAGEITLALLPILIIFIIFNKISFNLSKFAFRKIIIGVLFTFCGLVLFLVGVNAGFMDAGSLVGFTLAALDNKAYIIIVSLLIGLVVVLAEPAVYVLTQQVEDVTSGYVSRRILLLTLSIGVGAAVALSMVRIIVPEVELWHYLLPGYLISIALMYIVPKLFVGMAFDAGGVASGPMTATFILAFAQGAAESIDGADVLVDGFGIIAMVAMTPIISLQILGLIFKIKSKKGGLEQK, translated from the coding sequence ATGATGAATACCTTGCATGTGTTATTAGAGAAGTTAAAAGAAGTCTTTTACGCGGTACTACCCATTACCTTAATCGTTATTATTTTGCATTTTACCTTGTCACCGCTTGATCCCATGGTACTATACAGATTTCTTATTGGAGCCGTTTTCATTATTATTGGGCTCTCAGTCTTTCTGTTCGGTGTCGAAATTGGAATTACGCCTATGGGAAGTAAAATGGGCGCAGCCATAGCAAAGTCGAATAAGATTTGGATTGTCTTAATAGCTGGTGTCTCACTTGGCTTCTTTATTTCGATTGCAGAACCGGATTTACATATTCTTGCGGGTCAAATCGAACTTGTAACCTCTGGAGATATATCTAAGATAGGCATCGTGGTTATTGTATCCATTGGTATTGCGGTACTCCTCTCCGTTGGTCTGGCGAGAATCGTATACAATATTCCGCTTTATAAATTATTAACCGTGCTGTATTTCATCATTTTTGGACTAGCTTTATTCACTTCACCGGAGTTTCTAGCAATCTCCTTCGATTCTTCAGGAGCAACGACTGGCGCCTTAACGGTACCGTTCATGCTAGCTCTCGCCTTAGGTGTATCTTCATTGAAAAAAGATAGCATGGCCTCTGAGAAGGACAGCTTCGGTCTTGTTGCAGTCGTCTCTGCTGGCGCAATAATAGCTGTAATGATTATGAGCATCGTTACTAGACAAGACAAGGCATCTGGTAGTCTTGGGCATCACGAATCTTCTGCTGGCTCTTTAATGGGTCCATTCTTTCACAAGCTGCCTATCATTGCAGGTGAAATTACGTTGGCCTTGCTGCCGATCCTGATCATTTTTATTATTTTCAACAAAATCTCATTTAATTTGTCTAAGTTTGCTTTTCGAAAAATAATTATCGGTGTTCTCTTCACCTTTTGTGGTCTTGTTCTATTTCTTGTGGGAGTAAACGCAGGTTTTATGGATGCTGGCAGCTTAGTGGGATTCACATTGGCCGCCCTTGATAATAAGGCATATATTATTATTGTCTCGCTTTTAATAGGTCTAGTTGTAGTACTTGCAGAGCCTGCAGTATACGTACTGACTCAGCAAGTTGAAGATGTGACAAGCGGTTATGTAAGTCGTAGAATCTTACTCTTGACTCTCTCAATTGGAGTAGGCGCTGCTGTTGCGCTGTCGATGGTTCGGATCATCGTTCCTGAAGTTGAATTATGGCATTATCTACTGCCTGGCTACCTGATCTCGATTGCGCTTATGTATATTGTTCCTAAGTTGTTCGTGGGCATGGCATTTGACGCTGGAGGTGTTGCATCGGGTCCAATGACAGCGACATTTATTTTGGCCTTCGCGCAAGGGGCGGCCGAGTCCATCGATGGTGCAGATGTGCTGGTAGACGGTTTCGGAATAATCGCAATGGTCGCAATGACACCAATTATTTCCTTACAAATTCTAGGATTAATCTTTAAGATAAAATCTAAAAAAGGAGGGCTAGAACAAAAATGA
- a CDS encoding AraC family transcriptional regulator has protein sequence MNEEGIEKAVSPSQFYRLCGICDMKIAPLQQHKALKNENYQMIVIISGKGRLLLGKSGYPLERGKCFIAEPGLTIASEAGDQGLEWYKLTFEVLHIGNLRSPSEELQSPAVFPCIGEVECGPFSHWLEWVEGLYHHYQSETNDELGLLDQHIRFQELLRHIFKHNLSDSLVANSRQAVEATIEQLHYNYGDLWTVDRMAAAANIGRWQYTRLFKEITGEVPLQYLSGIRINQAKHLLQATDDRLYDIAQNIGFGNEYYFNRRFKQTVGLSPGQYRRHYREEIRVFAPFLEDFLLALGIMPALQVSFSKWGTQSYLGLDHIPAVVLTNEPQAPLACKLDFIMVEYGFPAKWNCDLFEKKVPQYIMPDLGESWQETLRTVADLIGIGSSTKVTEVIDHYERKADLARKKLYAIRHQTVAFLRISSEAIILYAGPDKGYTGPILYKDLELTPHPLVEQVTSGVRRAELTPELLAQLDADHLFVTFEVSEQAKKELCMTSIWQSLPAVVHNRVYEVDYLSWMNYGILSHGKKIDDVLRVLA, from the coding sequence ATGAATGAAGAAGGAATAGAGAAGGCTGTCTCGCCTAGCCAATTTTATCGATTATGTGGAATATGCGATATGAAAATTGCCCCCTTACAGCAGCATAAAGCGTTGAAGAATGAAAACTATCAAATGATAGTGATCATATCCGGTAAAGGGAGACTCCTTCTTGGCAAATCAGGCTATCCTCTGGAACGCGGCAAATGCTTTATCGCCGAGCCAGGACTAACGATTGCAAGCGAAGCGGGCGATCAGGGATTGGAATGGTATAAGTTGACTTTTGAGGTACTTCATATTGGAAACCTCAGATCACCTAGTGAGGAACTTCAGTCACCTGCTGTGTTTCCTTGTATTGGGGAAGTCGAATGTGGTCCTTTCTCTCACTGGCTGGAATGGGTTGAAGGGCTTTATCATCATTATCAATCGGAAACGAACGACGAGTTAGGCTTATTAGATCAGCATATACGTTTTCAAGAGCTGCTTCGTCATATATTTAAGCATAATCTCTCAGATTCTCTTGTTGCAAACAGCCGTCAAGCTGTGGAGGCTACGATCGAGCAGCTGCACTACAATTATGGCGACTTATGGACAGTGGATCGTATGGCGGCAGCTGCTAACATCGGTCGCTGGCAGTACACGCGTCTATTCAAAGAAATTACAGGTGAAGTTCCGCTGCAGTACTTGTCAGGTATCCGAATCAATCAGGCTAAGCATCTGCTGCAAGCAACGGATGACCGTTTGTACGATATTGCCCAGAATATCGGGTTTGGCAATGAATATTATTTCAATCGCCGTTTTAAGCAAACAGTCGGGCTCTCACCTGGGCAGTATCGTCGTCATTATCGCGAGGAAATTCGTGTTTTTGCTCCTTTTTTGGAGGATTTTCTCTTGGCACTCGGCATAATGCCGGCACTACAGGTTTCGTTCTCTAAATGGGGGACACAATCCTATTTGGGGCTCGATCATATTCCTGCTGTCGTACTTACGAATGAACCTCAAGCTCCTTTGGCCTGCAAGTTGGATTTTATTATGGTGGAATACGGTTTTCCTGCAAAATGGAATTGTGATCTCTTTGAGAAGAAGGTACCGCAATACATAATGCCCGATCTTGGCGAGAGTTGGCAGGAAACTTTACGAACAGTGGCGGATTTAATCGGAATAGGCAGCAGCACCAAGGTAACTGAGGTGATTGATCATTATGAACGAAAAGCAGATTTAGCCCGAAAGAAGCTTTATGCAATTCGACATCAAACGGTTGCTTTTCTGCGGATAAGTTCGGAGGCCATTATATTATATGCGGGTCCAGACAAAGGCTATACAGGTCCAATTCTATATAAAGATCTAGAGCTGACGCCACACCCACTCGTAGAGCAAGTAACGAGCGGTGTCCGAAGAGCGGAGCTGACCCCAGAATTGCTCGCGCAGCTGGATGCTGACCATTTGTTCGTGACCTTCGAAGTATCAGAGCAGGCGAAGAAGGAGCTATGTATGACTTCTATCTGGCAGTCGCTGCCTGCAGTCGTTCATAACCGCGTTTATGAGGTTGATTATCTCAGTTGGATGAATTACGGTATCCTCTCCCACGGTAAGAAAATTGATGATGTGCTGCGTGTGCTTGCTTAA
- a CDS encoding ABC transporter substrate-binding protein, with translation MERLARSRNIVLKGIITLLIVMTALIGCGNAQEEQPAAESTNQGDTVKTETVTTDKESEQPGTSETRIVEDHFGEVVIPVKPKRIAAIYLEDYLVALGVEPIVQWYHPNWGKQDYLNLSAPQFDITGDIEALLAAEPDLIISDGFADAAIYEKYSKVAPTYRLTDDIQNGSSTEILRKIADLIGEPEKAEELLKDYDSKITDMKTKLQAAIGKETVAVLRLNIGENDINLLGIKNRFVGSILYKELGLSAPKLVADMDKFIDSLSMEVLPELGADHIIILTSNGTWSSAENKETIDGLMNNPIWKSVPAVKNGHVYQVDRSYWQTGAFTANQLKLKDLERFLPQ, from the coding sequence ATGGAAAGACTCGCAAGATCACGTAATATCGTATTGAAGGGGATAATTACTCTTCTAATTGTCATGACAGCGCTCATTGGATGCGGTAATGCTCAAGAGGAGCAGCCGGCAGCAGAATCGACGAATCAAGGGGATACAGTAAAAACTGAAACAGTCACAACGGATAAAGAGAGCGAACAGCCCGGCACGAGTGAAACTCGAATCGTTGAGGATCATTTTGGCGAAGTAGTGATCCCGGTCAAGCCGAAACGAATAGCAGCTATTTATCTTGAGGATTATCTTGTCGCTCTAGGTGTGGAACCGATCGTACAGTGGTATCATCCGAACTGGGGCAAACAGGATTACTTAAATTTAAGCGCTCCCCAATTCGATATTACAGGTGATATAGAAGCGCTGCTTGCAGCAGAACCCGATCTCATTATTTCTGATGGCTTCGCGGATGCGGCCATATACGAGAAATACTCCAAGGTCGCTCCAACCTATCGATTAACGGACGATATTCAAAATGGCAGCTCTACAGAAATCCTTCGTAAGATTGCGGATCTCATCGGTGAGCCTGAGAAGGCAGAGGAATTGCTGAAGGATTACGATTCTAAAATTACCGATATGAAAACCAAACTGCAAGCAGCAATCGGGAAGGAAACCGTTGCCGTTCTGCGACTTAATATCGGTGAGAATGATATAAATCTACTAGGAATCAAAAATAGATTTGTTGGTTCCATTTTGTACAAGGAATTGGGATTGAGCGCGCCGAAGCTGGTTGCAGATATGGACAAGTTTATCGATAGCCTTTCTATGGAGGTACTGCCGGAGCTTGGAGCGGATCATATCATTATTCTTACTTCGAATGGCACGTGGTCATCCGCCGAGAATAAAGAAACGATAGATGGTTTAATGAACAATCCGATCTGGAAAAGCGTCCCGGCCGTTAAGAATGGTCATGTATATCAAGTGGATCGTTCTTACTGGCAAACGGGAGCTTTCACAGCCAATCAGCTCAAGCTGAAAGATTTGGAGAGGTTTCTGCCGCAATAA